In the genome of Ammospiza nelsoni isolate bAmmNel1 chromosome 7, bAmmNel1.pri, whole genome shotgun sequence, one region contains:
- the IHH gene encoding indian hedgehog protein: MKPARLLLLLSGCALLLAPAVRGCGPGRVVGSRRRPPRKLIPLAYKQFSPNVPEKTLGASGRYEGKIARNSERFKELTPNYNPDIIFKDEENTGADRLMTQRCKDRLNSLAISVMNQWPGVKLRVTEGWDEDGHHSEESLHYEGRAVDITTSDRDRNKYGMLARLAVEAGFDWVYYESKAHIHCSVKSEHSAAAKTGGCFPGRALATLEDGAQTPLWALRPGQRVLAMDGAGRPTYSDFLAFLDKEPRALTTFHVIETQEPPRRLVLTPTHLLFVAENASAPAARFRPIFASRVRPGHFVLVAAGGGSLQPAQVVRVRHRRDVGAYAPLTRHGTLVVDGVVASCFALVQEQQLAQLAFWPLRLYHSLLGWPGEQGDGVHWYSGLLYRLGRLLLPPDSFHPLGISQAES, encoded by the exons ATGAAGCCGgcgcggctgctgctgctgctgagcggGTGCGCGCTGCTGCTGGCGCCGGCCGTGCGCGGCTGCGGGCCGGGCAGGGTGGTgggcagccgccgccgcccgccccgcaaGCTCATCCCGCTCGCCTACAAGCAGTTCAGCCCCAACGTCCCCGAGAAGACGCTGGGGGCGAGCGGCCGCTACGAGGGCAAGATCGCGCGTAACTCGGAGCGCTTCAAGGAGCTGACGCCCAACTACAACCCCGACATCATCTTCAAGGACGAGGAGAACACTGGCGCCGACCGGCTCATGACCCAG CGCTGCAAGGACCGCCTGAACTCGCTGGCCATCTCTGTCATGAATCAGTGGCCAGGGGTGAAGCTGAGAGTGACCGAGGGCTGGGATGAGGACGGGCACCACTCGGAAGAGTCGCTGCATTACGAGGGCCGGGCTGTGGACATCACAACCTCGGACAGGGACCGCAACAAGTACGGCATGTTGGCTCGCCTGGCCGTGGAGGCTGGCTTCGACTGGGTCTACTACGAGTCCAAGGCACACATCCACTGCTCTGTCAAGTCAG AGCACTCAGCCGCTGCCAAGACGGGGGGCTGCTTTCCCGGGCGGGCCCTGGCGACGCTGGAGGACGGTGCCCAGACGCCTCTGTGGGCACTGCGCCCGGGCCAGCGAGTGCTGGCGATGGACGGGGCAGGCAGGCCCACCTACAGTGACTTCTTGGCTTTCCTGGACAAGGAGCCCCGTGCCCTCACCACCTTCCACGTCATCGAGACCCAGGAGCCGCCGCGGCGCCTGGTGCTGACGCCCACCCACCTGCTCTTCGTGGCGGAGAACGCCTCGGCGCCCGCCGCCCGCTTCCGCCCCATCTTTGCCAGCCGCGTGCGGCCGGGACACTTCGTGCTGGTGGCGGCTGGGGGGGGCAGCCTGCAGCCCGCTCAGGTGGTGCGGGTGCGGCACCGCAGGGACGTGGGAGCCTACGCCCCGCTGACGCGCCACGGGACGCTGGTGGTGGACGGCGTGGTGGCCTCGTGCTTCGCtctggtgcaggagcagcagctggcgcAGCTGGCCTTCTGGCCGCTCCGGCTCTACCACAGCCTGCTGGGGTggccaggggagcagggggatggTGTGCACTGGTACTCAGGGCTGCTCTACCGCCTgggcaggctgctcctgccccctgACAGCTTCCACCCACTGGGGATATCCCAGGCGGAGAGCTGA